The following proteins come from a genomic window of Panthera leo isolate Ple1 chromosome E2, P.leo_Ple1_pat1.1, whole genome shotgun sequence:
- the SCN1B gene encoding sodium channel subunit beta-1, with protein sequence MGTLLALVVGAALVSSAWGGCVEVDSETEAVYGMTFKILCISCKRRSETTAETFTEWTFRQKGTEEFVKILRYENEVLQLEEDERFEGRVVWNGSRGTKDLQDLSIFITNVTYNHSGDYECHVYRLLFFENYEHNTSVVKKIHLEVVDKANRDMASIVSEIMMYVLIVVLTIWLVAEMVYCYKKIAAATEAAAQENASEYLAITSESKENCTGVQVAE encoded by the exons TGTCCTCAGCCTGGGGGGGCTGTGTGGAGGTGGACTCGGAGACGGAGGCCGTGTACGGGATGACCTTCAAAATCCTGTGCATCTCCTGCAAGCGCCGCAGCGAGACCACCGCCGAGACCTTCACCGAGTGGACCTTCCGCCAGAAGGGCACGGAGGAGTTTGTCAAG ATCCTGCGCTATGAGAACGAGGTGCTGCAGCTGGAGGAGGACGAGCGTTTCGAGGGCCGCGTGGTGTGGAACGGCAGCCGGGGCACCAAGGACCTGCAGGACCTGTCCATCTTCATCACCAACGTCACCTACAACCACTCGGGCGACTACGAGTGCCACGTCTACCGGCTGCTCTTCTTTGAGAACTACGAGCACAACACCAGCGTCGTCAAAAAGATCCACCTTGAGGTGGTGGACAAAG CCAACAGAGACATGGCATCCATCGTGTCGGAGATCATGATGTATGTGCTCATCGTGGTGTTGACCATATGGCTCGTGGCAGAGATGGTTTATTGCTACAAGAAGATCGCCGCGGCCACGGAGGCTGCTGCACAAGAGAATGC CTCGGAATACCTGGCCATCACCTCAGAAAGCAAAGAGAACTGTACGGGCGTCCAGGTGGCCGAATAG